In a genomic window of Mycoplasmopsis cynos:
- a CDS encoding M13-type metalloendopeptidase produces MVANMIQIYKNRLHQNTWLSQTTIQKAITKLSSIEVMVGFPEVIRPYYTNFKVKTYEQGGTLFENASNFNKIIAEYKISLYLKDEDRRFWGMSPATINAYYNPNKNQIVFPAAILAWPFYQLDRVSSANYGGIGAVIAHEISHGFDNNGAQFDEKGSLNNWWTDSDRKEFELRTKKAIELFDGKETEFGKVNGKLTVSENIADLGGFECALEAAKLESDFDAKSFFESWATIWRSKYKEGAAKRLLETDVHSPTKIRANVVLSNSELFAQTYDIQPEDKMYLDPKKRVKFDSEVEKWKKRFIIIFLKMMILRKFYHRN; encoded by the coding sequence ATGGTAGCTAATATGATTCAAATTTATAAAAATAGATTACATCAAAACACTTGATTATCTCAAACAACAATTCAAAAAGCAATTACAAAATTATCAAGTATTGAAGTTATGGTAGGATTTCCGGAAGTTATTAGACCTTACTATACTAATTTCAAGGTAAAAACATATGAACAAGGTGGAACTTTATTTGAAAATGCATCTAATTTTAATAAAATTATTGCAGAATATAAAATTTCTTTATATCTTAAAGATGAAGATCGTAGATTTTGAGGAATGTCACCTGCAACTATAAACGCTTATTATAATCCAAATAAAAATCAAATCGTATTCCCTGCAGCAATTTTAGCTTGACCTTTTTATCAATTAGATAGAGTTTCATCTGCTAACTACGGCGGGATCGGTGCTGTTATAGCGCATGAAATTTCACATGGATTTGATAATAACGGTGCTCAATTCGATGAAAAAGGGTCACTAAATAATTGATGAACTGATTCAGATCGTAAAGAATTTGAATTAAGAACAAAAAAGGCAATTGAATTATTTGATGGCAAGGAAACTGAATTTGGAAAAGTTAATGGAAAATTAACTGTTTCTGAAAATATTGCTGATCTAGGCGGATTTGAGTGTGCGCTTGAAGCTGCTAAATTAGAATCTGATTTTGATGCTAAGTCATTTTTTGAATCTTGAGCGACAATTTGACGTTCAAAATACAAAGAAGGTGCAGCAAAAAGGTTACTTGAAACAGATGTTCATTCACCTACAAAAATAAGAGCGAATGTAGTGTTATCAAATAGTGAATTATTCGCTCAAACATACGATATTCAACCTGAAGATAAAATGTACTTAGACCCCAAAAAAAGAGTAAAATTTGATAGTGAAGTAGAAAAATGAAAAAAGAGATTCATTATTATATTTTTGAAGATGATGATTTTAAGGAAATTTTATCACAGGAATTAG
- a CDS encoding M13 family metallopeptidase: MQKNLKNDYYDAINHDWLKQAKIPEDRSQIGSFVEMDIKLEKLLKDTINGWYKYSKTLPNDPLIHEYVKYYSMLLDDQKRAELGWEPVKKYLNTLEKISSFKELFSKGRDFWIQYGALPLSIDIFEDFVDNTKRIIWISNPEISILPSKETYQNQEASKLIEAWKKMVNDLLLSYGKTQTQSEKLINQAIEFDQLYKDYLLSSVEWANYVALYNLKDISEIKKISHKFDIPKILNDFVKRDVSNASVINSNFFANFDKIFSDENFEGYKALMFIKNLLGTTSMLSEEIRIKANEFKKVLYSIDRSRSLEDYAFDMTNVFFGMPLGMYYANEFFGKKAKQDVEHMVANMIQIYKNRLHQNTWLSQTTIQKAITKLSSIEVMVGFPEVIRPYYTNFKVKTYEQGGTLFENASNFNKIIAEYKISLYLKDEDRRFWGMSPATINAYYNPNKNQIVFPAAILAWPFYQLDRVSSANYGGIGAVIAHEISHGFDNNGAQFDEKGSLNNWWTDSDRKEFELRTKKAIELFDGKETEFGKVNGN; this comes from the coding sequence ATGCAAAAGAATTTAAAAAATGATTATTATGATGCTATAAATCATGACTGATTAAAACAAGCTAAAATTCCTGAGGATCGTTCTCAAATAGGTTCATTTGTTGAGATGGATATAAAACTCGAGAAGTTATTGAAAGATACTATTAATGGTTGATATAAGTACTCAAAAACTCTTCCTAATGATCCATTAATACATGAATATGTAAAGTATTATTCAATGCTTTTAGATGATCAAAAAAGAGCAGAGCTAGGTTGAGAACCAGTCAAAAAATATCTTAATACATTGGAAAAAATTTCATCATTTAAAGAACTTTTTTCAAAAGGACGTGATTTTTGAATTCAATATGGAGCTTTACCTTTATCAATTGATATTTTTGAAGACTTTGTTGATAATACTAAAAGAATTATTTGAATTTCAAACCCTGAAATATCCATTTTGCCTTCAAAAGAAACATATCAAAATCAAGAAGCTTCTAAATTAATTGAAGCATGAAAGAAAATGGTTAATGACCTATTATTAAGTTATGGAAAAACTCAAACACAGTCAGAAAAATTAATTAATCAAGCAATTGAATTTGATCAACTTTATAAGGATTATTTATTAAGCTCAGTTGAATGAGCTAATTATGTGGCTTTATATAATTTAAAAGATATTAGTGAAATTAAAAAAATTTCACATAAATTTGATATTCCTAAAATTTTGAATGATTTTGTAAAGAGAGATGTTTCAAATGCATCAGTAATTAATTCAAACTTTTTTGCAAACTTCGACAAAATATTTAGTGATGAAAATTTTGAAGGTTATAAAGCACTTATGTTTATTAAAAATCTTCTTGGTACAACTTCAATGTTGAGCGAGGAAATAAGAATTAAAGCTAATGAATTTAAAAAAGTTTTATATTCAATAGACCGTTCACGTAGTTTAGAAGATTATGCATTTGATATGACTAATGTATTTTTTGGAATGCCATTAGGAATGTATTATGCAAATGAATTTTTTGGTAAAAAAGCAAAACAAGATGTTGAACATATGGTAGCTAATATGATTCAAATTTATAAAAATAGATTACATCAAAACACTTGATTATCTCAAACAACAATTCAAAAAGCAATTACAAAATTATCAAGTATTGAAGTTATGGTAGGATTTCCGGAAGTTATTAGACCTTACTATACTAATTTCAAGGTAAAAACATATGAACAAGGTGGAACTTTATTTGAAAATGCATCTAATTTTAATAAAATTATTGCAGAATATAAAATTTCTTTATATCTTAAAGATGAAGATCGTAGATTTTGAGGAATGTCACCTGCAACTATAAACGCTTATTATAATCCAAATAAAAATCAAATCGTATTCCCTGCAGCAATTTTAGCTTGACCTTTTTATCAATTAGATAGAGTTTCATCTGCTAACTACGGCGGGATCGGTGCTGTTATAGCGCATGAAATTTCACATGGATTTGATAATAACGGTGCTCAATTCGATGAAAAAGGGTCACTAAATAATTGATGAACTGATTCAGATCGTAAAGAATTTGAATTAAGAACAAAAAAGGCAATTGAATTATTTGATGGCAAGGAAACTGAATTTGGAAAAGTTAATGGAAATTAA